In one Neobacillus sp. CF12 genomic region, the following are encoded:
- a CDS encoding 3-hydroxyacyl-CoA dehydrogenase: MNLQDKVAVVTGGASGLGLATVTRLVEKGAKVVIFDLNETKAKEAVEQLGEKVQYALVNVADEESVQKGINQTIEAFGAIHICVNCAGVGTPGKTIGKKGVLPLEDFNKVIGINLIGTFNVLRLAANEMKNNEPLTDSGERGVIINTASVAAFDGQMGQAAYGASKAGVAGMTLPVSRDLSGLGIRVNTIAPGLFMTPMADTLPENVIEKLANSVEFPKRLGRPSEFAELATFIMEHEYLNGEVIRLDGGIRMSPR; the protein is encoded by the coding sequence ATGAATTTACAAGATAAAGTAGCAGTGGTAACAGGGGGAGCGTCAGGATTGGGATTAGCGACAGTTACAAGATTAGTAGAGAAGGGTGCTAAGGTTGTCATCTTTGATTTAAATGAAACAAAAGCGAAGGAAGCCGTCGAACAATTAGGTGAGAAAGTGCAGTATGCATTAGTGAATGTGGCCGATGAAGAATCCGTTCAAAAAGGAATCAACCAAACCATTGAAGCTTTTGGAGCAATTCATATCTGTGTAAACTGTGCTGGTGTTGGTACACCTGGGAAAACGATTGGCAAAAAGGGTGTTTTACCGCTTGAGGATTTTAATAAGGTCATAGGAATTAACTTAATTGGTACCTTTAATGTATTAAGACTAGCCGCGAATGAAATGAAAAATAATGAACCACTCACGGATTCTGGAGAAAGAGGTGTCATCATCAATACCGCTTCAGTGGCAGCCTTTGATGGTCAAATGGGGCAGGCAGCATATGGTGCAAGTAAAGCTGGCGTCGCTGGAATGACGCTTCCGGTTTCTCGAGATTTATCAGGTTTAGGAATTCGTGTGAACACGATTGCACCAGGCTTATTTATGACACCTATGGCCGATACATTACCTGAAAATGTGATAGAAAAGTTAGCGAATAGCGTAGAGTTTCCAAAACGATTAGGGCGTCCATCGGAATTTGCAGAGTTAGCGACTTTTATAATGGAGCATGAATATTTAAACGGAGAAGTGATTCGTTTAGATGGCGGGATTCGTATGTCTCCTAGATAA
- a CDS encoding CaiB/BaiF CoA-transferase family protein: protein MGILNGLKVLDFTTLLPGPFATMMLADMGADVIKVESPDRVDLAKHLPPMDGGVSALFGQLQRSKRSLALDLKQSEAREIIYQLIQDYDIVVEQFRPGVMDKLGIGYEKLKEVNPRVIYCSITGYGQTGPLRNRAGHDINYLAIAGAASYSSRKNQAPVPAGIQVADLAGGSLQSVIGLLAAVYHREKTGEGQDIDISMTDAVFSLNAMYGAGYLAGGKEPEPESEMLNGGSFYDYYETLDHRYLSVGSLEPQFQTRLCQLIGDSNLVKLSSSQKPDEQKAFKRILAAAIKQKSFEEWLTILGDDFDGCVEPVLKFSEAVNHPQIQERNLVVAVPKLQGGTQKQIAFPIKFSTQPAEYHFTGVETGSHSEEILKEAGFDSHTIETLADKGVFGKQLKSRGDVRR, encoded by the coding sequence GTGGGGATTTTAAACGGCTTAAAAGTCTTGGATTTCACTACGCTCTTGCCTGGCCCTTTTGCTACCATGATGCTGGCAGATATGGGAGCGGACGTGATTAAAGTAGAATCACCTGATCGTGTGGATTTAGCAAAACACCTACCTCCAATGGATGGAGGGGTATCGGCGTTGTTTGGACAACTGCAACGCTCGAAGCGATCATTGGCCCTAGACTTAAAGCAAAGTGAAGCAAGAGAAATCATCTATCAATTAATACAGGATTATGACATTGTCGTCGAGCAATTTCGCCCCGGCGTCATGGATAAATTGGGGATTGGTTATGAAAAGTTGAAGGAAGTCAATCCAAGAGTTATTTATTGCTCCATTACTGGGTATGGGCAAACTGGACCTCTGCGGAATCGGGCCGGGCATGATATCAACTATTTAGCCATAGCGGGTGCAGCAAGCTACTCTTCTAGGAAAAATCAGGCACCTGTTCCAGCGGGAATTCAAGTTGCCGATCTGGCAGGAGGCTCTCTGCAGTCCGTAATTGGATTATTGGCCGCGGTTTATCACCGGGAAAAAACAGGCGAGGGCCAGGACATTGATATCAGCATGACGGATGCAGTATTTTCCTTAAATGCGATGTATGGTGCCGGATATTTAGCCGGAGGAAAAGAACCTGAACCGGAATCAGAGATGTTAAATGGAGGATCCTTTTATGATTACTATGAAACTCTGGATCATCGATATTTATCCGTTGGCAGTCTCGAACCGCAATTTCAAACTAGATTATGTCAATTAATTGGGGATAGTAATCTAGTAAAACTGAGCAGCAGTCAGAAACCTGACGAACAAAAAGCATTTAAAAGAATTTTAGCAGCAGCCATTAAACAGAAATCATTTGAGGAATGGCTGACCATTCTTGGTGATGATTTTGATGGCTGTGTGGAACCTGTATTGAAATTTTCAGAAGCGGTAAATCATCCGCAAATACAGGAAAGAAACTTGGTAGTTGCAGTACCAAAGTTACAAGGGGGTACTCAAAAGCAGATTGCCTTTCCGATTAAGTTTTCTACACAGCCTGCAGAGTATCATTTTACAGGCGTAGAGACTGGATCGCATTCGGAGGAAATTTTAAAAGAGGCTGGCTTTGATTCACATACAATTGAAACATTGGCTGATAAAGGAGTTTTTGGAAAACAACTAAAAAGTAGAGGAGATGTTAGAAGATGA